CGTTGATAACTAAAAACATTTGTAGACAGTTACATATCAGTTAAAACTAGTATGCAGCTCCAGGTCTACATCCCCATTATTCTTTGGCAAGATATTCACCCCAACTTGTTCTCCAGTCATCTCCAAGCATCCGTCAGAGTGTGAAGGTTTGGTAGAAAGTGCTTGCATAGAAAAAGTGCTCATGTGAAtttgtgaatgaggcaagttgtactGAGGCAAGCGCTTTGAGTTGTCAGGTCGAGTAAAAAAGCTCCATATAAGAATGAGTTGAGGCAGAAGAAATGctctaaataaacaaaattattgATGAGAGTGTTTTCAACATATGTTTTAACaaagtgatataaaataatcatGATCACTTGTACTCCAATATTTCtatataataatacaaaataacagTTATTGATTTCTTACTTTAAGCCAAACTGCAGATGTCAGTCTTTGTCTATCTCAGtgtgaaactgagaaaattaaACACTTTAGAACAAACAGATATTTGTTAAAATGTGTGTAAATTTTACTTTATACAAACTAAAATATTACTGTCATACTTCAGGGATCATGAGCAAACAATTAATTTGGACATTTTTTGCGGGGGTCACTTTCCTATAATGAGCTCgtcctttttctccttttggcCGGTCACTTACGAGGTCTCCACAGGGGATCATCGGCCTTCTTCACAACaagcatcctcctcctcctgtaaTACTGACCGTCtctccatgaatcttctctgaggtcttcctctccACCTGCTGCATCCCAGCTCTATCTTCATCATCTTTTGTTCAGTATATCCACTCTCTCCCCTCTGCAGATGACAGAGCGTTACTGGATCGAAGAAGATTCTTATTACCAGTAAATCGGTGTGTGCAAACTCAGCAGGAATATTTAGTGTGAAGCTTTTAACTCTAATGATTTTAATCATGGATTAgctgaaatgtttgaaaatgcTGTTCACACGTGTTGAACTGACTGAATATTAATGAACTGAAGTTTCCAGTCACAGTCAATCAGTATGTGTCAGTGAATGCATCATTTGTGTGCTTCATGGCTCCATATAGTGGACTGATAGTAGAAGTACAGCAGCTGATTGCAGCTTCTTCTGCCTCACACttctgtctgactgcattcagctgacactgagaggAAGCAGGAAAGAAGAAGCTGGTctttggacagcacacatgatggaaaggaggttttcagttgatgtgcatatgaatgatttgtgtttcctctgcaggtgaaggtaaaaagtgtgtgtgagctgatgtggaTGTGAAttcagcagcatggatcagtgtgaggacagagaggagggagtccctccctctaaaactactctgtgtggggaacatgagagccagaccaaagctcagaggtgagatgaccatctctaactgtccatgactcttctccatgtcacagctcagcactcacatcactgctccatcattattcacaggaaccaacCTGAACCTtcacccagctctgtgtccttaaAGAGTGACCAGTCAAAACGTGCCCCCATTGAATTTAAACACCAGCAGCTGTCTGCTGCATATAGGTGAGCTGTTACTAACATGAAGTATTTGAGaggtgtcttgatgcatgctcaaatAGTGAGTCTATTTTGATTTACTTTCTTGGATTATTGaccatgcatcaagacattttaacCAACTTTGGCAAGTACTGGCTTAAGCTAGTATGACTATGAGCAAACAGCACATAAGATGGCTGATTACCTGAATCACATGTTGTTCAGCCTCAGATGCAgacaaaacaggattactccTAAAAGTCTGCGAATGAGCTCTTCAGTTACTTGGAGCAGCAAAAATCCTTTAGATGGCACAGGACTAGCTCCTCATTGAATGAGTGACACAAACAAATTTTATCATTGATGTGCTAAAATCTTAAAAGGAGGGGATCCGACAGAGACTTACAATGCTTCTACATGAGAATACTCCTCAAAAGCTGTTTGAATTCACTGAGAAGATTCAACTAGCACAGCATGAaaagtctaagaccaggcaacaaagaaagtttgacttacttgttgtgCAACAGAAAGAGTGGTAAAGAGGGCTTTGTTACCTTGGAATACCACCAAGACATTtgttcaccagggaggatatgaaaagtggcagtgCCAAAATTTGGCACAAGACTGTAAGTGAGTGTGAATTTACATGGAGTTCTAAAAAAAGTGATAAATTTAACTCTGTCTCTGAAGCTggatttaaacaaaaaataaatgcttaATGTTTTAGAACATGTTTAGTGCCATCTTTCCCTAATTTGAGATCCCATAGTTGGTCAGTTGCCTGCTGCTATTAGACTTGCATTACATTGTTTCCTGACTAGTTACAGAATCGAcaacaataaaactaaaaatcaagtTCAATGCTGAGTTGCCCCTGGTTGCAATGATGAGTTTATGTTCAAAACAAGGATATACTCTCcactttcacttgtttttcacttgttttgtcAGTAGTTGGCTAACATTATGTTTTGCAAATCTATTGGCAGCAACCTACCTACCTTCTGTAACAGCAAAAGATGGCACTAAATACTTCTAAATCCAGCATCTCGAACAGTGTTAAATCTAGGACAGTATTTAGAGCAGGgctctgacaaaaaaaaaagtagagacAGGAAGCCCTGAGCAATTAAACATGAAAGAAATGAACTCCACAAAGAAAAATAAGCTTAATCACGGGCAAAAGAAACTCAACAGGCACACAGGAATCACACAGGATCTTATTCCAGATATCAGCTGGATACACTATAAGCTCTTATTTGCTTTGCTCTTAGAATATAAGCCAGCAGATTGGCTACTTTTTTTCCCCGGACTGGATGAACAGCTAAATATTGTTTAAGAattaaattatattaatgaGATAAACTAGTCACTAGCATCTGTGTCTTTTCCTTTCCTTGTCTCTCTGGAGACAGATTTCATGTGAACTAACTCTTcatggttcctccacagagtggatcaggagagctcagaggttcccagtggtcagtctgcccagcatCATCAAAGAaacctggactccatatttatggtctgtacatgtacaacaactacttttacatctattctgttcagtcatctccatgctgctctttgtaaATCAGTGTttggctccatgatttcagtTTGATTGGGTCATTCGTGAaatattctgttccagctgctggaggacaacatcatcagCTTTGTGAAGaatgagctgaagaagatccagaaggttctgagtccaggttacccagaatgcttagagagtcagagggaggatgaggatgatgagcagaggaggagcagcagagaggcatttgtgaaaATCACCCTGGACTTCATGAGAAGAATGAAGCTTGACGAGCTGGCTGACcatctgcagagcagtaagaaGATTTCACTGAAGATTTAAGTTGCTGGTGTTCAATAGAAAATTTACTAATTTCTAAATACATAGACCAACACATAAGAATGACGATATATGGAATTTAAATTGTCTTACCTtatgttttacctttttttgttgttgttttttctttgagaACTTCAAGCTGCCATTTGTCCTCACAAACTTAAATCTACAttaaagaagaagttccagtgtgtgtttgaggggatcgctaaagcaggaaacccaacccttctgaatgagatctacacagagctctacatcacagagggagggactgcagaggtcaatgatgaacatgaggtcagacagattgaaacagtaTCCAGGGAAcgagacagaccagaaacattaatcagacaagaagacatctttaaagcctcacctggaagacatgaaccaatcagaacagtgctgacaaagggagtggctggcattgggaaaacagtcttaacacagaaatacattctcgactgggctgaagacaaagccaaccaggacatccagttcatgtttccattcactttcagagagctgaatgtgctgaaagagaaaaagttcagcttggtggaacttgttcatcacttctttactgaaaccaaagaagcaggaatctgcaggtttgaagacttccaggttgtgttcatctttgatggtctggatgagtgtcgacttcctctggacttccacaaaactacaatcatAACTGACCCCAGAGAgcccacctcagtggatgtgctgctgataaacctcatcagggggaaactgcttccctctgctcacctctggataaccacacgacctgcagcagccaatcagatcccacCTGACTGTGTTCACagggtgacagaggtcagagggttcactgacccacagaaggaggagtacttcaggaagagattcagagattcAGAGCAGGCCAGCATGATCCTTTCCCAtgtcaagacatcacgaagcctccacatcatgtgccacatcccagtcttctgctggatcactgctacagttctggagaaTGTGCTAAAAACCAGAGAGGGGGGACGACTGCCCAAGaacctgactgagatgtacatccacttcctggtggttcaggccaaagtgaagaaggtcaaatTTGATGGAGGAGCCCAAACAGAttcacactggagtccagagagcaggattatgattgagtctctgggaaaattGGCTTTTGATCatctgcagaaaggaaacctgatcttctatgaatcagacctgacagagtgtggcatcgatattaGAGCAGCCACAGTGTTcgcaggagtgttcacacagatctttaaagaggagagaggactgtaccaggacaaggtgttctgcttcatccatctgagtgttcaggagtttctggctgctcttcatgtccatctgaccttcatcaactctggacgcAATCTgttggaagaaaaacaaacgaCCTCCCAGAAGTCTGAAATAACAGAATATTCAGCAACTCACttctaccagagtgctgtggacaaggccttacagagtccaaacgGACACCTGGAcctgttcctccgcttcctcctgggtttttcactgcagaccagtcAGAGTCTCCTACAAGGTCTGCAGACATGTAGAGGAAGTAGTTCACAGACCAATgaggaaacagtccagtacatcaagaagaagctcagtgagaatcagtctggagagaaaagcatcaatctgttccactgtctgaatgaactgaatgatcgttctctagtggaggaggtCCAACAGTACATGCGCTCAGGAAGTCTCTCCATACGTAATCATTcccctgctcagtggtcagctctgctcTTAATCTTAGTCTCATCAAAAAAAGATGTAGATATGGTTGACCAGACGAAATTCTCTTTAGAGGAGGCTTTTCTGAGACTGATGCCAGAAGTCAATGCCTCTAATAAATCTTTGTAAGTAAATATGTGCTGATCCCTTTATTTAGTAAATGTTTATTCTAGTTAACATAAAGCAGGTGTGCACAGTTTGAAAAAACTGTAATGGTGCAGGGgtttgaaaaatatataaaacatttacattGTCATCAGTACTCAATCCAACTGTTAATGCATATGATTAAAGTAATGTCCAGACCCACCCTGCACTGAATACATAAGTGCTAAACATCAACtcttcaaaaataaatacaaaacagaaaaaataatcaTACATTTTGTTCATACCAAAACCACTTTGGAATAAACCAGTGTTCTGTTACTGCACTGTTCTCTCTTCAGTTCTACCTCATTTCCTAAATACTGCTCTGCTACAATCGGCCTTGCTTGTACAATCACCCAAATTTCACCAGCTGCTGGTGAACTGAATCATTTTCCTCATGTTGCTTGTGGTTCCTGTTGCCAGTTCTAAGAAAAAATCTCACTGTCTTTATTTTCTACAGCGTTGTCTCATTTCCCTCACCCTTGTTTCCTCTACACTGGTTAGTCCTGTCCTCCCtttgagtctttgttgtggttttttattcagtttgatATTTAATTTCTGAAAATGACTTCTATCAGTCAGTgaactgcttgtttttttttttagtccgTATGTCCTCTGCATGCTGCACTTTGGGTCAGTCCTGTTCTACAAAAGGTGCGATTCTTGACAGATTGTGACAGAATGCCATGACCAGTATGGACCTGTGAAAAGGTACCATTAACACTGTGGAAAATAAGGCACTAcactagggatgcaccgataccacttttttggAAAACGAGTACGAGTACTTGCATTTCAGTACTcgccgataccgataccgagtacttaataaaaacatgatttaaatttaCAGGTAACAGCTTTAGTcatataatttaacaaaaaacaaacaacaagggACTAGTTTGGAATtaagaacatttatttaaatggtaaatggtctgtatttatatagcgcctttttactagtccctaaggactccaaagcgctttacatatccagtcattcacccattcacacactggtgatggcaagctacattgtagccacagtcaccctggggcgcactgacagaggcgaggctgccgaacactggcgccaccgggccctctgaccaccaccagtaggcaacgggtgaagtgtcttgcccaaggacacaatgaccgagactgtccgagccggggctcgaaccggcaaccttccgattacaaggtgaactcccaactcttgagccacgatcgcttttaaaatgaaaagcatgTTGTATGCAACATATTACAGAATAAAGAATGTCCTCGAGGCGGGAGTAGGCTAAGGCGGAATGTTTAAAATGCCCAACTATTTTCCGCCCCACTGCTATAGCATCAGCTATGCTCCTCTGTGCTAATAAGCCCTCGTGAACAGCCAGTTGGAGCGTGTGCGCGACACACGGCAGACTTGGGAGCCCTGCGTCATTCATGGCTTTAATCATGTTTTTGGCATTGTTACGAAGCACAACATGTACTGATGTTTTATGTATACCCCATGTCTGGAGCATTTCCTCAAACACATGCGCTATAGCCTGCTGGTGTGCGAGCTGCGGAATTGTTTGGCATGTAATATGGCGTGAAACTCGTCTATCCACTGGGAGGTTAGGCTGATTAGCGACACGGAGCTAACACTGCTTGTCCAAATATCCGTGGTGAAACTAAACGCAGAAGAGGCTTGCAGTAGGCTGTGGATATGTTTTTTCACGGACTCATGTAGTTTAGGCAGCTCCGTGTCAGTTATGTAATGGCGGCTTGGGACATCATATCTGGGCTCCAGAACATGGAGGAGACGCAGGAATCCAACATTTTCTACCTCTGAGAGTGGCTGGTCACTCATGTACCCGATAATTGCCTGTGTTATTTTCACAGCACGTGGATTGTCTCTGGACATTTTCTCTCGTCTTGCAAGTTTGCTGCAGCGTGGGTTGTGTTGGTTTAGAAGCGTGGGTAAACTCTTTGTACTCCTTGTCGTGTTGGAATTTTAGGTGCTTGATTCAATTGCTTGTGTTAAATGCGCTACCTTTTGAGCCTCCTTTGGACAATTTCGCTGAGCACAATTTGCAGTCCGCCTTTATTTTGTCGTCTTCATTCACTTTGAAATAGTTCCACATGGCTGACATGTCTCGCCTGGCCTTCTCCCCCGCTCTGAGTTGTAGCCGGGGCCTGGGGGCAGGCACTCGGCGCCTGTGATTAACCCCTTACATGCCGCTCAAACATAGACATTTCTCAGACCGTGGTATCGGGGGACTTTTAACGAGTACGagtactttagaaaatgtggtaTCGAGGCCGTTACCACATAccggtatcggtgcatccctacaCTAGACTGCTGAATTTATCTTGCTCCTCTGTGGATGACCCTCATGTAAGGATTTTGGGGATATTGGCTTCTGCAGGAATAATTGCCAAGAAGTCTTTACTGCTACAACCTCCCAGCCTTGTCCCAATTACCTAAACTTGGAGCCTTGAGTAGAGGTCACACTCTCTGGCTATGTCCACACTAACCCGAATAGAtctgaaaacggcgttttcatcTGAAAACGCTCTGCGTCCACACTAGCGCTTTAAGTCGTTTTCACATAGTTGCGCATCCACATTGAAACTGATAAAAGCacttacgttccagtcctgcgcatgcgcAAAATCGAGTGAGAGTTACAAAATTGGAAGAATCTggagctatctggagcatgtacaaactgatattaatctgacatttatcttttttagggctgtcaaaattgagcgCACTCAAAACAACCGCTGTAACAAATGCCCTCCACTATCTTTGTTTatttggtcacatgactgcatcacatgactaaaatacGTCAttgttttagaaagtctgcaTTTTCGTGTTTCTCACTGCAACAGGGCAGCtccgttttgaaatgtatgcgttttcgagagcgttttccAAATGCTACGGTTTTCTATGACGAAAGCGTGGACAGGAGGCCAAAgcggagagaaaaaaatgcgtTTCCACTCTTGTCAACAACTCGGCCAGCAAGTGTCAAAAACTGTGGCAGAGCACTACAAAGGAAGCCTTACTGTAAGGCTAAAAAAAACCTAATTCTCatacaaatacattttacttgctgctttacttttgttttttcttgaaaaCAATAATTTTCCTCTTAAGTTGATATTTTGGCTAATTTTCTTTACGTAAGCATTTTAATCGGGACACTGTTTATATAAATTGGTTTAGTTTAATCACAAACTGCATTACTTTTTCAGACTGAGTCTCTGTAACCTGTCAGAGACaaactgtgaagctctgtcctcagttctcagctcccAGACCTCCGGTCTCAGAGAGCTGGGCCTGAGTAACagcaacctgcaggattcaggagtggaGCCTCTGTCTGATGGACTGAAGAGCCCACAGTGTAAAACTCTCAGGTCAGATCAagtgaaaaatatatatatattatgaaCAGTCAAAATGACTTAAAGATCaaggaaaaagaataaaatttaTATTGCCAAATGTCGTAGTCCTTTAGTCCTGATTACTCTTTAgcaattttgtttgtttgtttttcagagtgATGGGCTGTAACCTCTCAAAGAGCAGCTGTGAAGCTTTGTCCTCGGTTCTTAAATCTCAGTCCTCTAGTTTgggagagctggacctgagtaactcCAATCTGctggattcaggagtgaagcgtCTTTGTGATGGACTAAAGAGTCCAAACTGTAAACTAAATACTCTTAGGTCAGACTGAgctatatgttttttttcatctgaTGACAGAATTAATAAGTTAAATGTTTTAGTCAATAAAGGAATGATGGGGtccagaaaaataaacagaattaaatattgctaaaataataatacagcaTTTCACTTTAACAAAAAGgtcattttttcatgtttgttaatCTGTTATCTTTCAGACTGAGTCACTGTAACCTCTTAGAGAGAGattgtgaagctctgtcctcagttctcagctcccagtcctgcagtctgaaagagctggacctgagtaactctGACCTgaaggattcaggagtgaagcttctgtctgttGGAGTAAAGACTGCAAACTTTaaactggaaactctcaggtcagcttTCAACCTTTTGCACTGATTATAATTTAAAATCTATATCCAATTGTTCTATAAAAAAGTGAATCTTTAAAGAATTTTATTAGACTTTAAAATTATTGTTCGAGATTTTTCATAATCACATTTCTTTAGTGATGTATTCAAAGAAAATTACGTAGCACTAGTAAAATTAGAGATTTAGGGTCATTTGTCCATATTATATTCTTATTATGAAAAAATGCAAATCAGATGTCTagagttttattattttcattaatgTGGAAAAATCTATTTATTAATGCCACATCGCCACATTTAGATGTAAAACTTTAAGAAACTAAACATCTTAACTCTCTATTCCCAATAAAGTTCTCAAAAATCAGGATGATTATAATAAAATTCTAACAGAAATCTGATGAGCAGCATAAACTCTTAAATATAGCTTTAAAAACACTGGAGAATGTTGGTTATGAGTTTGTTAAAATTTGGATGTAAATTGTCATCTTTTTTCAGGAGATAAGATTCACAATGTCCTTGAATGTGGACTTTAAAAATGTGAGCGTGCACAGTTCCTGAATCAGAAAAGCTGGGTTAACCGAGAAATTAGTTATCTCTGACTGGGATTTTAGGATTTGTTAAACCAGCTAACACAAAGAAAGACTGGCTATGTTTAACTTGCTATGGAAGCAGCTCCCAGTTTAAGTTCTGGAGATAGACACCCTCTAAGATCAGAATCAAACTTCACTTTGTGATGAAGCTTAGCTCAATCTGGATTAGTTGACACTGAAtcatcccttagttatgctacTTTAGGGTCAGGCTTTTAGTAGAGTTCCCATGatgctctgctttcttctccATTCCCCTATTTTCACCCGTGATGCTTTTATGTGCCCCTGGTGCATGTGCTTATCTCTCtccttagtttgtgttttgtttattggggtttttttgtttttgttttttgttgggtttttttttttttttgtctctctgagctcatctcttctttttgccctcactCTGCcaccagtcatggcagatgaTCCTTTTGGAGACCATTTTCATTGGAAATATCTTTGTgtataaaaaaagcaaaattaaatactACACAAACATACTGAATAATTTTATTGTATCTGAAATACAGAAAATCATTGTTCACAgatggattgttgttttgtgtgtctgcagtctgtcaggctgtctgatcacagaggaaggttttacttctctggcctcagctctgagctccaacccctcccatctgagagaactagacctgagctacaatcatccaggagactcaggaattaagctgctgtcggctggactgaaggatccaggctggagactggacatTCTCAGGTACGGAGAGaatgggcgtttatcaatatgcgtacttgtgcgtacttgcgttctcgtgtactcgtgatacgtcatcagtcggagaccaagtactgttccaattcgaagtacgcatcaagccgagaacgcgaaaaagtcccggatgtgttctcgatccgcccgttttatcgagcatgcatcgctgtggacttgggacagctatatatcccagaatgcatttcgtccaaaactcaacagcggactcccggcacattcCCCCCCAcgtctcactactcaggttaaagaaaccccagcagctgtctatagtattgagtgtccactagaatagaaataaaagcgttccaacatctcacctgcttgtttttattaaggtatgtacacgtatgtacatgtacactatttttattaataggggtttcactactgaggttaaaaatgatatataagtcacttagatcacttctaaatgttaatgtttggtttatttcagtgttttatttgttcctgagtaaactggtttggctgtgattaaagttaagcttcataacatgttacttacagttaaattaagaggggacggcagtgaaaactccggacctgtgacatcatcacgtacgcaggtgttccaattgtacaaatcgcgagtccgtgctcgcgttctcggcgggtacgtactcacgtgcgttctcggccagtacgtactcaccgagaacgcgagtacgtactcgcatgcttgggcattgataaacggccaatgtctgatagaggaggaagagctggaaacatttcctgtgtccttcactcacttcctgtttgtttcattCACATGTCATATGAAACAATCCATAAAGGATAGGAGGTCTCCAGGGATACCTACATGTCTCAGTATATTTAACAGTGCAGATTACGGAAATATTTATCCCAGAACACAACAACCGCTGGAACCAGGGGGAACTGTTGGCCTAGCTTTATCAAAAGAATAAAATCATTATTCTATTTTTAGAGCTGTGGTAGAAACTGACAACTACAGGGAGATGTTCTCTGTAGACTTAAAGAAAAGCAGCCCTGCAGAAAGGGATGTATGTATTTCTAGTGCTTTTCATAGAGGTCATAAAGGTAACAATGTGATTTTAAAAGCCAATACACAATATACAATAATGGAACTGGAAACAGTCCAATGTCTTTACACATAGTGAATCATcaaggtaagtaaatccccaaaatatgattccactgatcaatggccatgagtaccattcacagagagttggggaatggctgcaatcacagcattgtaagatggcgaaagatgtacccttaggccccctcctcgattcagagatggtctttcccttttcaggtaaatggcctccttgactccacgctcaaacc
The Pelmatolapia mariae isolate MD_Pm_ZW unplaced genomic scaffold, Pm_UMD_F_2 NODE_ptg000547l+_length_65840_cov_1, whole genome shotgun sequence genome window above contains:
- the LOC134623303 gene encoding NLR family CARD domain-containing protein 3-like, encoding MQRVPASDGGEAGLASTVISSVAHASVASSNRAGTPGTGTSGSLRGPSVTAVAPRWSSPSRDSSVTTTTSAATPGSSSPSRGSSVTTAATPPAAPLPPAGADPRAPRPPPPVGAAPPPLPAGAALHPAVPSPPAGTDPRAPRLPPPAAEVPHAAPPPLHCPRDTPVGVAPRPRAAPPAPQSFPGGARTGPAALPAGDAPPPPTPAGPPPFRPPSGPAPPFPGSSTDPPCRLLGFGTSEAQHSHHCSIIIHRNQPEPSPSSVSLKSDQSKRAPIEFKHQQLEDMKMDQESSEVPSGQSAQHHQRNLDSIFMLLEDNIISFVKNELKKIQKVLSPGYPECLESQREDEDDEQRRSSREAFVKITLDFMRRMKLDELADHLQSKLQAAICPHKLKSTLKKKFQCVFEGIAKAGNPTLLNEIYTELYITEGGTAEVNDEHEVRQIETVSRERDRPETLIRQEDIFKASPGRHEPIRTVLTKGVAGIGKTVLTQKYILDWAEDKANQDIQFMFPFTFRELNVLKEKKFSLVELVHHFFTETKEAGICRFEDFQVVFIFDGLDECRLPLDFHKTTIITDPREPTSVDVLLINLIRGKLLPSAHLWITTRPAAANQIPPDCVHRVTEVRGFTDPQKEEYFRKRFRDSEQASMILSHVKTSRSLHIMCHIPVFCWITATVLENVLKTREGGRLPKNLTEMYIHFLVVQAKVKKVKFDGGAQTDSHWSPESRIMIESLGKLAFDHLQKGNLIFYESDLTECGIDIRAATVFAGVFTQIFKEERGLYQDKVFCFIHLSVQEFLAALHVHLTFINSGRNLLEEKQTTSQKSEITEYSATHFYQSAVDKALQSPNGHLDLFLRFLLGFSLQTSQSLLQGLQTCRGSSSQTNEETVQYIKKKLSENQSGEKSINLFHCLNELNDRSLVEEVQQYMRSGSLSIRNHSPAQWSALLLILVSSKKDVDMVDQTKFSLEEAFLRLMPEVNASNKSLVMGCNLSKSSCEALSSVLKSQSSSLGELDLSNSNLLDSGVKRLCDGLKSPNCKLNTLRLSHCNLLERDCEALSSVLSSQSCSLKELDLSNSDLKDSGVKLLSVGVKTANFKLETLSLSGCLITEEGFTSLASALSSNPSHLRELDLSYNHPGDSGIKLLSAGLKDPGWRLDILRVEPAGERWLRPGLRKYSCQLTIDTNTVNRHLKLSDNNRKMIHVEEVQSYPDHPDRFNYFYQLMCSTGLTGRCYWEVEWRETVEISVSYRRIRRKGDSYDCVYGWNDHSWALVCSEDGPHYVMYNNKVTFISFFSSSSISSFSSSSVSNKVAVYVDCPAGTLSFYRVSSDTLIHLHTFNTTFTETLYPGFGFNPGCSVSLC